A stretch of the Teretinema zuelzerae genome encodes the following:
- a CDS encoding NAD(P)/FAD-dependent oxidoreductase, translating into MDKTANGIESYDVAIIGAGVCGASIARTLSRYKIRVALLEKEVDVSFGTSKANSGIVHGGFHHPGKYLKSRLEIEGAAQFDRLRRELGFPFTRCGILVAALHPDEMLAVEHLYRQGRENGAPGIELCSRERILELEPKLSPEVIGGLYAPSGGIVESYRFVFSMVESAKKNGVELFASFQVSGAQRSGEEWVLQSADGRTLRTRYAVNAAGLFADEVSRCFGAESFEISARKGEYFLLDRLAPCRPERVVFPVPSSVSKGMLVIPTVEGTTLIGPTADIVDDKTDVSTTAEKLALITASARSLVPSVSERDVITSFAGLRPVLGEDFYIDFSAKVPALVHVAGIQSPGLTASPAIGEYVKNLLLRDGLELSEDPSWDPYLPSPVKVRALAAAERSRLIAENPAYGNIVCRCEEISEGEIVDAIRRGHTTLDGVKFYTRAQMGRCQGGFCSYKIIKLIMRETGMTWDQVTKRGGSSFVLEGEL; encoded by the coding sequence ATGGACAAAACAGCGAACGGAATTGAGTCCTACGACGTAGCGATCATCGGAGCCGGCGTGTGCGGAGCCTCGATAGCGAGAACTCTTTCGCGCTATAAGATCCGCGTCGCCCTCCTGGAAAAAGAGGTCGACGTCTCCTTCGGCACCTCGAAGGCGAATTCGGGAATCGTCCACGGCGGCTTTCATCATCCGGGAAAATACCTGAAGTCCCGGCTGGAAATCGAAGGCGCCGCCCAGTTCGACCGTCTGCGGCGGGAACTGGGCTTTCCCTTTACGCGGTGCGGCATACTCGTCGCCGCCCTTCATCCGGATGAAATGCTCGCCGTCGAGCACCTGTATCGGCAGGGCAGGGAAAACGGCGCTCCGGGAATCGAACTGTGCTCCCGCGAGCGGATCCTCGAGCTCGAGCCGAAGCTGTCTCCGGAAGTGATCGGCGGTTTGTACGCCCCCTCCGGCGGCATCGTGGAATCCTACCGCTTCGTATTTTCAATGGTCGAAAGCGCGAAAAAAAACGGAGTCGAGCTGTTCGCTTCTTTTCAGGTTTCAGGAGCACAGCGGAGCGGCGAAGAATGGGTCCTGCAGTCCGCCGACGGAAGAACTCTGCGAACCCGGTACGCGGTGAACGCGGCAGGGCTTTTCGCCGACGAGGTCTCCCGCTGCTTCGGAGCCGAATCTTTCGAAATCAGCGCGCGCAAGGGGGAATATTTTCTCCTCGACCGTCTCGCGCCCTGCCGTCCGGAGCGGGTCGTGTTTCCGGTTCCCTCGAGCGTTTCCAAGGGAATGCTCGTTATCCCGACAGTCGAGGGAACCACCCTCATCGGCCCGACCGCCGACATCGTCGACGATAAAACCGATGTTTCGACGACGGCCGAAAAGCTCGCCCTCATCACCGCCTCTGCCCGTTCCCTCGTCCCCTCTGTGTCCGAGCGGGACGTGATAACCAGCTTCGCGGGACTGCGGCCGGTTCTCGGAGAGGATTTTTACATCGATTTTTCGGCGAAGGTTCCCGCCCTCGTCCATGTAGCGGGCATTCAGTCCCCCGGCCTTACCGCGTCGCCGGCCATCGGCGAATACGTGAAAAATCTCCTTCTCCGCGACGGCCTGGAATTGTCTGAAGATCCCTCCTGGGACCCCTATCTTCCTTCTCCCGTGAAGGTACGCGCTCTCGCCGCCGCTGAACGCTCCCGCCTCATCGCGGAAAATCCCGCCTACGGGAACATCGTCTGCCGCTGCGAGGAAATCAGCGAGGGCGAAATCGTGGACGCGATCCGCCGCGGGCATACGACTCTCGACGGCGTAAAGTTTTATACGAGGGCTCAGATGGGCCGCTGCCAGGGCGGATTCTGCAGCTACAAGATTATCAAGCTGATCATGCGGGAAACCGGCATGACCTGGGATCAGGTGACGAAGCGCGGCGGAAGCAGCTTCGTTCTGGAGGGCGAACTGTGA